The Deltaproteobacteria bacterium GWA2_45_12 genomic interval ATCGTAAACAGGGGTTACCCGTCGCCGAATGCATTCATAATCTTGTTTTAAAAACAGGCCGATCGTCTTTTGTAAGCATCATGACGACCGTCGCTGCCTTTTTTGTTCTGCTTGTTAACGACTTCAAGGGATTTTCTGAATTTGGCTGGATTGCAGGGATCGGCCTGCTTACGACATTGGCCAGTTATATGATCTTGTTGCCCTGCCTTTTAAAGGTGGGAGAAAGCACCAAACTCATTTCCATCCGAAGGCCCTTTGGTTTCAATAGGGACTTCTTTAAAAAAATGAGCCGATTTTTCCATGGAAAAGAGAAGAAGTTTTTTTATGCAAGCATTGTCCTGTTTTTTCTGGGGGCGGCTTCCATTGCCTTTGTGCGTTTTGAGTGGAATTTTTCAAATTTAAAAATAAAAATTTCGGAGACTGAAGAGGCCAAAAAGAAACTGGCCCATATAACCGGACGGGTTAATAGCCCGGCCACGCTCCTTATCAAAGACAAGGAAGAGGCCAGACTCCTGAAGGAAGAAATAAGACGCAAAAAAGAGGCAGACCTTCTTACTCCCACCATCGACCGGTTTCGTTCGGTTTATGACTTAAGCCCCGATGACCAACCCCAAAAAATGGCTCTGCTTTCCGAAATTGACAAGCTCTTAAGTGATGACACGCTCCATGTGCTCAAAGGTGATCGGCAGAAAAAACTTCAGGAATTCAGACAAGCCATCGCCACGACAAGAATGTTTGGAATTAAGGATGTGCCCCAGGAAAACATTGAGGTTTATTACGGACAGGGGGAATATAAAGATGAAATGTTCGCAACCATTCAACCACTTCCCGATTTAGAGCTTGATGACGGGCGTAATGCCATCCATTTCAGGGATGATGTTTTTCATATCAAAGCCGGAGGAAAAGATTTTCACTCGACTTCCGATGCCATTATTTTTGCCGATGTCCTCACCACCATGTTCAAAGACAGCCGAAAGGCCATTTTATTAAGTCTTCTGGCCATGGTGATCATTATCTATCTTGATTTCTTTAACTGGAAAAAATCGGCCCTGGTCCTGGCTTATCTTTCTTTAGGCATGTTTGGAATGTTCCTTTTAATGGTCGTATTTGGCTGGAAACTTAATTTTTATAACATGATTTGCATTCCCGTGGTTTTGGGCATGGGGGAAGATAATATTGTCCATCTTCTCCACCGATTTGAAGAGCTCGGAAGAAAGAATCTGTTTGTGGCCTGGATCTCGGCGGGAGTTCCCGCGGCCATGGCCTCACTGACAACCATTTTGGGATATTTTGGGTTGGTCTTTGCCCATCATCCGGGGCTTCAATCCATTGGAATTCTGGCTGTGGCCGGAATGACCACCTGCATGATCAGCTCCCTGATTCTTTTTCCCGTCTTTTTGAAGGTGTTTTATTCTAAAGGGTCATCGTGGAACTGAGTGGATAAATTTGAGAGATTAATGTGTTTCTGAGACTCTCTGGGAGCGGTTAAGAAAAGAATTGAAGAGGTCAAAAAATTTGTCATGAAAATGGATTTTTTTATTTCCGTGTCATCCCCCTTTATCACCGCGTAGCGGGATCCCGTATGCGGGAAAAAAGGGGGTAGGGGGGATTTGTTCCCGTTCCAGTTTCCGTACCCGATTCAAAGATTTTTTATGAGAAAAGAGGTGGGGAAGAGATTTCCGAGAAAGGGATAGCGGAAAAGGGAATGAAAGCGGGCTCAAATCCCCCTTAATCCCCCTTTTGTAAAGGGGGATATTATTCGGGAACATGTTAAGAACAAAATTTTTACCCACTCGGAAACGCGAAGATCCATTCTAAATAATAAGCCGTTTCCCATCGATCATCGAAAAATCAACGTTCATCCTTTCAAACAAGATTTCTTCCAGGGATTCTTTAAGATGATTTAGTTTAAACCCGATAATGTCCGCTTTTTTACCCACTTCCAGACTTCCAATTTCATTGTCCATGCAAAGAGCCCTTGCTCCGTTGATGGTGGCCATGGCCAAAAGCGTTGCGGCATTCACATCGGGAAATTCTTGATGGAAGGCTTGAACTTCGTGCAAGATATTAAGCTTGGTATTGCTGGCTAGGCNNNNNNNNNNNNNNNNTCGGACAAATAATTACCATGAACGATTAATAATTTTTCGATGGGAAGTTTTTGAAAAATGAGTTGCTCAAGTCCTGAATGAGGACCCAAAGAAGAATCAAGGCGGGCCCAAATCCCCCTTAATCCCCCTTTTATAAAGGGGGAAATGAAATCAGCCATTTCTCCACTGCCTTTTCGAAAGAGCTCGTCTTCTGCAGCGCTTTCAGCCACATGGCAGGAAAGGGGAGCTGGTTCTTCTTTGAGGATTTGTTTTAAAATTTCAGGATCAAGGGCATGAATGGAATGGGGACTGATGTGAATTTTCCATAAAGAAGTTTTATTTTCATGCGTAAGTTTGAGTTGTTTTAAATGTTCCAGAATATTTTGACTTATCTCAGGAACAACACCCAGCACTTCCGGAAACAGTCTTCCCCGAAGAGGGCTGTTTAAAATGGTTTCCCAGGGGCCGTCATGACTGATGTGATCTCCAACACAAGTCACACCGGTTTTGATCATGTTTTTGATCCCGCTTTTGACTCCCCGGTCTTTTTCTGTTTCCGTCAGTTCTTTTTTTTGAGAAATCAATTTCCGGATCCAATCAACAAAAGAGGCAGGGGAAGAAACCGGCCCAAGAGCCGTTAATTCCAGATGGGAATGGGCATTCACAAAGCCGGGAAAAAGGGCATAGCCGGTCAAATCGATAATTGTCTCGTCAGGATTTTTTTGCTTAATCAGTTCGTCATTCCCAAGAGAATAAATGATGCCGTCTTTAATATGAATGACCGTATAGGTTTCCGGTCCGATCGCCGGGAAGATTTTTGAAGCAATGAGGAACAAGGGAATGGATGGGTAAGGGCAATTCATGAATTGCCCCTACACAACTAATGAATCTGGTTATAAAACGTATCCCGCTCAAAAGGCTCAAAGCCGGCTTCGCGGATGATGGCGGCCATTTTTGATTTTTCAGTTCCCACTTCCTGGTCGCAGCCAGCCAGCCTGACCACATTTTCTTCGATGAGGGCGCTCCCTAAATCATCAGCGCCAAAATGCAGCCCCAATTGGGCGACTTTGATTCCTTGGGTCAAAAGGGAAACCTGGATGTGTTGGAAATTATCCAAAAACAAACGGGCGATGGCCAAAAAGCGCAAGTATTCATAAGCCCCCGCCAATTTTACATCCTTGTTTTTTTTGATTTTGGGATGAAGAGGGGTGTTTTCTGGCTGAAAGGTCCAGGGAATAAATGAAATAAATCCATGCGTCTGATCTTGAAGAGTACGTATTTTTTCCAAGTGTTCAAAACGTTCTTCCCAGGTTTCGATATGCCCCAGCATCATGGTGGCAGTGGAGGGAATGCCACATTCGTGGGCGGCTTTGGCCGCCCCAAGCCATTGGTCGGCTGAACATTTTCCAACGGCAATACGGTTACGAATGCGATCCACCAAGATTTCAGCACCCCCTCCGGGGATGGAGCCAAGGCCGGCTTCTTTAAGCTGGGTGACTACTTGATGATAAGATAGATTGTCTTTTTTGGCTGCATAGTGAATTTCAGCCGGGGAAAAAGCATGTACATGGATGGGATGTTTGGATTTGATATGCCGCACCATCTCGGCATAGAAACCGGTGTTGTGATCGGGATGAAAGCCGCCCTGCATCAAAATACGCGTTCCGCCCAGTCGAAGGGTTTCGTCTATTTTTTCGTCCAATTCTTTCCAGCTTAAAACATAGCCTTCTTTATGATTGGCTGGACGATAAAAAGCGCAAAAAGAGCAACGTGCGGTACATATATTGGTGTAATTGATGTTTCGGTCTAATAAGAAAGCGGCTTTTTTCCCGTTAAGGGATTGGGATTTGGTTTGGGCGAGTTCTCCCAAAGTGAGGATATCGGCTTGATTGGCCAAAAGAAGGGCATCAGCGGTGTTAAGGCGTTCCTTGTTTTTTATTTTTTTGTAAATTTCTTTCATGTTCATTTAATCATTTGTCATTCCCGCCACGTTAATCCCGCTATGCGGGATTTCTGGGGGCGGGAACCCAGTAACAGATCCCCGACAAAAACGTTCGGGGATGACGTTGTTACAATTCTCTTTTCTGGTTTAAAAGTTTTAGCTCAAAGCACATATCCCTGAATTTTTTCAAGCCTTCCAAAGTTTGGGGCAAGATTTCGTAAATGATGTTCTTTGTCAAGTAGGTGTGCATGCGCTCTTGGGAATAGGCCTTGATTTCGCCAATGATAAGATCCAAATTTTTAAGCCCTTCTTTTTTGGCAAAGCAAAGTTCATCTATAAAATCCTGGGAAACGGGCTTGGAAGCCACCCACAGGGCATAGGTAAAGGGCAATCCTATTATTTTTTGCCATAATTGGCCCAAGTCATGCTTTACCTTGCAAACTTGAGGGTGATCCAACACTTTATCACCAATGACAAGCTCGGCATCGGCACCTTCTTGAACTTCTTTTAAGCCCTGAAAAACCAAAGGATTCATATAATTAAGCAAAACTTTAAATAATGAAATAGAAGTAACTGATTCATTTGTATATTTTATTGTTCTTATTTGGCTCAATTCCGGGGTTTTTGCTCCGCAAAATACAGCCACCGTATCAACGGGACCTTGAGATTGAAGCAGGCCTACTTTGTACAAGGGGATGGTGGAGGGATTATCCAAAAATGCAAACGAAGGGAGAAGAGCCACATCCAATTCCCCTTGTTTCATGAGTTCCTCAAGCTTGCGCGGTGGGGCCAAAAGAACGGGACGATTCAAATAGCGCAAGAGGGGGAAAGCATTAATGTAGGGAACAGCTCCTATTTTCATGAAGGTACCGCAGATGATTATTTGGGTTCAACCGGTTTTCCATCGACGATGGGAAGAAAGGCTTCGGAAGTTTCAACCGTGCATGATCCAAAAACTTTTCTTTCTTTTTCAGAAACAATATCATCAACAACACCCCTGTCCCAAAGCACGAAAAAATCACCCACCAAACATTTTTGGGTACGAGTTTTTCGATGAAGCGTGGGCCAGTTTGTTTGAAAATCAATGATTCTTTCTTCTTGCACATCATTTTTGATTTCGGGCTTTGCATAGAGCCAAACCTGTTCGTAATCCACAAAAACAGGATGGTGTTCCGTGGCATAATAAGGCCGGCCAAGGGTTAGCTCGACCATCCATTCGTTGAAGCCTTTTTGAATCTTGCCGTTTCTGATTGCCTTTTGCTGGTCATCCGAAAGGGCCTCAAATTTACGTTTATCTTCGGCTGAAAGATTGTCAAGGCGGGAGCCTACAACAATTGATGAGGATGATTTAGCCTCTTCTGTTTCTTTTTTCTTTTTAGCCAAAGAGGGAAGGGAAAAGGAGAGGAAAAAGATCAGAATAGAAAATATCAATGGTATGCCCCCCAGGACAAGCCCTCGACCCAAGATTCCATGGCAAGCCACGGGATTTTGACCCGGCAAGGCGCGCATCCTGCGCCAACGAGCGTAGGGGATAAAAAATTTTAAATTTGTTTTTTTCATTTTTTTGTACGGGCGAACCTTGCCTGCCCGCCTCAGGAGGGTGTTCGCCCCTTGTATCTACAATATCAATTCACCATATTCTTAATATTCCCAATCAAATTTTCAATTTCTTTTTCCAAGGTGTGAATTTTGCTTTTTCCCATGAGCCAGTTTTTGGATGGGTCGTTGATGATGTCGGTGATGTTTTTGATTTTCCCCGACAAAGCGCTTAGCATGCCGCCTGAATCGGTGTTTTGAGGAGCACGTTTTTTCTTCTCCAAAATATTTTCCAGGGTTTGGGAAATGTTTTTTAAGGTGTCCCTGTTTTTTACAAGGCAGTCATCGGCACCAAGTTTCATTGATTCAACGAGCAGATTGTGATTATTGATGGCTGTAAGAACAACCACCGCGCTGCGTGGAGACCGGGTTTTAATCTGGGCAATATTTTCGGGAGACAGGGTTAAAAGTTCTGCAAGAATGATTTCATAGGAGCGGCTTTTGATAAGGCTGAGTGCTTTATCAAAATTACAGGCCCGGGTGAGGATGAAACGTTTATTCTGTTTGAGACTTTGTCTTAAAAGGTCAAAGTGAAGTAAATGCGAATCGATGACTAAAACATGAATTTTTCGATTCATGGGAGCAGTTTAGACATTGGGACCCGTAAATGTCAAAAATTAAAATGGATGATATTCTTTCTGCATGGGGTTTTACCAAATCCCACCATCTTGCCTGTCTGGTTTCGGGAGGCCCTGATTCCATGACGCTTCTTGAATTGGTTCGAAGGCATCAAGCGCAGAAAAAGTTTAAATCGACCGTCCTTCACTTCAATTTTCACTTAAGAGGTAAAGAATCTCAGCGAGATCAGGCCTTTGTGGCCCGTTATTGCAACAAATGGCACATTCCATTGATTGTCAAAAATACTCCCCTTCAACCGGGGCCCGGTATCCAGGAAAGAGCCCGTAATCTCAGGCGGGAGATCAGTTTAAAATTGGCCCAAAAACATCAGTTTACCCATCTTTTGGTGGCTCATCATGCCGATGATCAAGTTGAAACAGTTCTTATGCGCAAACAAAGAGGGGCGGGGCCCCGTGGGCTTAAAGGAATGGATGAGGAAGTTTTTTTAAATGATCGAACAAAAATGATTCGTCCTCTGTTGAAACTGTTTCGGAAGGAAATCCTCCAATTTGCCAAACAAGAAGGATTGGGGTTTGTTGTTGACTCAAGCAATACCAAGGATGTTTATTTTAGAAACCGCATTCGAAAACAGGTGGTTCTTCTTTCATTAAAGGAAAAAAGAGAGATTTTAAAAGAAGCTGAAAAACACAGAAAGATTTTTATTCGTGATGAAAGATTGGCCCAAAAATTTTTAAATCAAAAAATAATTGCCCCCTCTCCCCAGCCCCTCCCCCTCGAGGGGGGAGGGATTAAGGGAGGGGGTGTTCCCCGATTTCCGATTAATTCCTATTCTTCTTATTCCCCCAATGTTCGTTTTCTAATCCTAGAAAAAATTTTAAAAGAACAAGGATTTAAAAGTCAATTTGAAGAGAAGCACTTTACATTGGTTGATTCTTTAATCTGTCAAAAAAAATCAGGGCGCCTTCGTTTGGGATGTGTGGAGGTGAGGGTGGAATATGGGGGGGTGTATGTGTTTAATGTAAGGGCAATTCATGAATTGCCCTTACACATCAAAGTCTCGCCTACCCGTGTCCCATCCTTACAGAAAATCAAATCCGATGCGAAACGGGGGGTGCTTTATATTTCCGTAGGGGCGGGGTTCCCCCGCCCTATATCGCCGGGCCCGGGCGGGGAAACCCCGCCCCTACAAATCCGCACCTGGCACCCAGGCGATAAATTCATCCCCCTGGGCATGTCTCAATACAAAAAACTCTCCGATTATTTCATCGACAAAAAAATCCCCTCCCTTTTTCGTGATAAAATCCCGCTTGTTCTTGTGAAAGGGGAGATTGCGTGTGTAGGCGGGTTTGCTGTTGCTGATCCTTTTAAAATTAGAGGGCAGGGGAACTGTCTTAAAATAACACGGCAAACTCAGGGTGCCCAAGATTGGACATGGTGAGCCTGTCCCGCACACGGGACCATAAATTGGATAAATCAGGGATTTTTTCAGAGGATTCATAATATAAAAAGAGTTGAATTTATCATTCTAATTAAGTACTATTTGAGTATGTTAGCAACTACTATAAAGCTAGAATCAGAGCTACTTAAGGGTATTATTTCTTTAAAGCCGCGGGAAACCAGTATTACCGCCTTTGTAAGACAGATCTTGGAAAAGGAGATCCGACGCCAAAAAATGGCTGACTCGGCCGAGGCTTATGCCAAGTTTCTTGCCCAAAATCCGCCCGAGGATCTTATGCTTAAGGAATGGGAAGAAGCCGATCTCGTATCTCCTGTTGTTCCAGGCAAAAAGGCAAAGAGAAAGGCCAAATAATATGGAACGAGGGGCGATTTATTGGGTTAATTTTGAGCCAGCCGCTTCGCCCGAATTTGGGAAAATGCGGCCCGCCATCGTTATTTCGAATGTCGAACACAATATGCGGCTGCCAACGGTTATTGTAGTTCCTGTTTCAAGCAAGCCCCCCGTTTTATGGCCCTTACGTCTTTCATTTAAAATGCCTCGTGGAAAAACCTCTTACGCTATTCTCCCGGGATTACGCCAAGTCAATAAGACCCGTTTGCATGATATGATCGGTTTGGTTTCAAATTCTTTCCTTAAAGAGATGATAGAGGCTGTAAATGCCTACCTTGGAGAATAATCTCCCTAAGAGAAGGTAAGCTTCCCGATTTCTTGAAAATTTTCTTCATTAAATCTTTAAAATCCTTGACAACAATTTGACCTTCGTATTACACGGGTCAAACTTCACTGTATTTCTGTTTTTTTTTGGGGGGGTCTCAATTTAAAATAAGATAAGTTTCTAATACCAAGATGCATGTGTATTCTTGTGTATTCAGAAAAATAATTTGTTCAGGTTTTTGGGATTAATCCGTCCTGAGATGTATTTTTGTCTCTTGGTTTAAGAAAAAAATAGGTGAATTATGGCAGAACCAATCAGTGCTTGGAACCACTTACGAACTCGGTTGAAATCCGAAGCCGGGCAGCTCGATCAACTTGTTACAGACAATAGTGATTTGGTAGTTGGGGATGTTAACAGAAACACCTGGGATGCCAGAACCATTTTCTGGAATTTGTCGGCTCTGTCCCAGGTTCAAGGAATTGATCCCGAGCTGCGCCGGGTTCTTATACGATCCCTTCACATTGTTACTGACAAGTACAAGGGAGAATTGCCCCAAGGGGCCGAGCTTCGCCGTTTTCTTGAAGACCCTCAGCGCCGTTTTCGTTTTCATCATGCTCTGGCAGAGCGAATCCATTCCGGTTTTTTACCTTATGTTCGCAGAACCCAACCCGTTCTTCCCACAAATCCTCCGCCGGCCACTCTAGCAGCGTTCAGGGAGGCAGGCATCGAACCGATCCGCGCTTTTTTCAATGGCCCCAATCGAAAAGATCCAGCCAATCGGTTTACCCGTGCGGTCAAGGCCCTTCGTGAAGAATGGGGTTATCACATGCCCATTGTTAGCATGTACACCGATGGTGAAGAAGAAGCGGATTATGTTGTGAATGCTGATTATGCCATTTATGTTCCGGCGGGGGTGGATGATCAAGGCCGACCCGTTTTAGCCTTCAATAATGAGGCTGCCATTATTAGAGCCCTTAAAGATTTTCAGGATGAAACGGGCATTAAAATTACTGAAGCTTTCCCTGGGTGGGGTTTCCGTTCTGAAGCGGCCAGCTTTGTTCAAAAACTGGAACAAGAAAGCATTGCCCTCATTGGGCCTTCTTCCCAAGCCATTGAAATGGGGGGAGGAAAGCTTTCTGCAAAGGGCATTGCACGAGATCTTGAAATTCCTGTGGCAGAGGCGTCCCCTTTAATTCGTATTTCTGGATATGAGGCAAACGGTTCTCCCATCATCGATTGGGATCAGGCTTTTGCCGAAGCCCGGCGTATCGGTTATCCCGTCATGATCAAGCCCAACAATGGGGGTGGGGGTAAGGGGCAGTTGGTTGCCGATTCTGAAGATGATTTAAGAAATAAACTTGTCAGTGCTATCAATATTTCCCGCAACACCTTTAAAAGTGATGAAGTGTTTTTTGAACGGTATATTCGTGAAGGGCGCCATATTGAAGTTCAAATGTTGGGAGAACAAGACATTGGGTTGCGTGTGTGCTCCGCCCAACGCAACAAACAAAAAGTTTTTGAATGGGGGGGGCCGACCATTGTTTCACCGGAAATTGAAGCCGCGTTGCGTGAGTATGCCAGGGCCTATGCCAGGGCCGTGGGTTATAAGGGGCCGGGAACGATTGAATTCCTTGTGGATGACCAGGGAAACATTTTCTTCATGGAGATGAACACGCGTCTGCAAGTGGAGCATCTGGTGACCGAAGAAATGTATGGAATCGATCTGGTTAAAGAGGCCATTCGCCGTCAGCTGGGTTTTAAACCCGATCCCGCCTTTGAAGAAGCCGTTTCCAAATCGCCCAAAAAATTTGCCATTAACTTCCGGGTTCTTGCCGAAGATGTTGAAGAGGGTTTCAGACCTTCCCCTGGTTTGATCAGGAAGATAAAACTTCCCAAAGGACCCCATGTCCGCATTGATGAAGGTGTTCATGAAGGCGATCGTGTAAGCGAAGCTTACGACAACATGATCATGAAGCTCACTGCAACTGGTGACACCTGGGAAGAAGCCGTGGCGAATATGAAGTCGGCCCTGCGTGAGTTGATTATTCTGGGGGTGAAAACCAATATCGAGTTTGGTCTGGAACTTTTGGACACCGATGAGATGCGAAAAAATGGGGGGATGGGGCTTTCCGTGAATTTTGTTGAGCGCTATCTTTATACGAGGAAGGCCTATCAAAAAATGGAGCATCAGAGTGGCGTTAACGAGGGTTCTCTTAGAAAAGACTACGGCCATGATTGGCGGAACATTTCAAATCCCTTCATGTTGAAAAACCCCCAGGCCCTCATTGAAGGGCTGGTGTGGGCCCATTTGCACGGGCAAGAAATCGGCAACACACAAATTCCTGATCTTGTTGCACGTTATGGTACAAGATGGAGCATTCCCAAACCTTATGCCGATGAGGCTCTTTTAGCGACGGCCCTTCATGCCTATTATGAGAGGCGCGCCGAAATCATCCAGAATCTTTTGGATCCAAGGTCCGATATTTCCTTTAACCCCGATACCATACCCAATGAAGAAGGATTGAGTTTTCAGGCCGAAATCAATGGCCAAATGGCTTCCATCCATGTTCGTGAAGTATCCAATAGCCGTTTTGCCGTTACCATCAACGAACATACCGTCATGGTGGAAGCCCAACGCCGGGATCTTCACACCTATAGCCTTTTTATTGATGGCCAGCGGGACTTGGCGACCGCCAATAATTTTGCCGTCTATGTTGATGCCAGGGCCGGAACTTTTGAAGTGCAAGTGGAAGGTGTAAGGCATGAAATAAAACTGGCCACCTCAAACGATGGCCAAAAGGCGGGAGTCATCGCATCCCCGATGCCCGGCAAAATCGTGAATGTGCTTGTAGCATGTGGAACGCCTGTAACCGCGGGACAGGGCCTTGTGATCGTGGATGCCATGAAGATGGAAAACACTATTACCGCCCCCGTAAGTGGGGTGGTTAAGGCAATCAGGGTGATGGCAGGGGATACTGTCCAGAGTGGGCACGTGCTTGTTGAAATTGAACCGGATGTGACCGGTGAAGCTGCTTCATCCAAGGTGGCCTATAATTTCATGCCGGATCATCATTTGGGTCCCCGGGCCCAGTTGGGATACATTGATGAGGCCGTTGATAAAACACATTATGATCAAGTGATGCAGGCGATGCGTGAACGTTTGCACGGTGATGCGCCCAAGTTACTTTCTTATATTGCAGAATATCTACGGGGTTTTGATTATACCCAAGATTACTTGAAACGCGTATTAAGCCTGCTTGAGGAAGTCAGAGAACCTTCTTTCCCCATTCAACAGGCCCTCCAGGCTGTTTTGAACCAATACCTCGATCTTCAAAATTTATACGCCCCCAATAATGAATTAAGGGATGAATTTGAATTCTTTATCAAAAATTGGCGAAAGGTTAAAGGAAGGGTCAGTAAAAAGATGGGTGATGTTCTTATCGCCAATTTGCGACATTTTGGGATAAGGCTTGGAGATCCCATCCTCGATTCCAATAAATCGGTCATTGGTTATCATGTTTTACCTGATGGGGTTGTTGTTAAGGAACATTCTTTTATTAATGTTCTTCTTCGATTAAGACAGGCTTGGAACAACGGCAGTGGGCGCAGAAGTATCGTTTCAAGGCTGG includes:
- a CDS encoding dehypoxanthine futalosine cyclase gives rise to the protein MNMKEIYKKIKNKERLNTADALLLANQADILTLGELAQTKSQSLNGKKAAFLLDRNINYTNICTARCSFCAFYRPANHKEGYVLSWKELDEKIDETLRLGGTRILMQGGFHPDHNTGFYAEMVRHIKSKHPIHVHAFSPAEIHYAAKKDNLSYHQVVTQLKEAGLGSIPGGGAEILVDRIRNRIAVGKCSADQWLGAAKAAHECGIPSTATMMLGHIETWEERFEHLEKIRTLQDQTHGFISFIPWTFQPENTPLHPKIKKNKDVKLAGAYEYLRFLAIARLFLDNFQHIQVSLLTQGIKVAQLGLHFGADDLGSALIEENVVRLAGCDQEVGTEKSKMAAIIREAGFEPFERDTFYNQIH
- a CDS encoding tRNA lysidine(34) synthetase TilS encodes the protein MSKIKMDDILSAWGFTKSHHLACLVSGGPDSMTLLELVRRHQAQKKFKSTVLHFNFHLRGKESQRDQAFVARYCNKWHIPLIVKNTPLQPGPGIQERARNLRREISLKLAQKHQFTHLLVAHHADDQVETVLMRKQRGAGPRGLKGMDEEVFLNDRTKMIRPLLKLFRKEILQFAKQEGLGFVVDSSNTKDVYFRNRIRKQVVLLSLKEKREILKEAEKHRKIFIRDERLAQKFLNQKIIAPSPQPLPLEGGGIKGGGVPRFPINSYSSYSPNVRFLILEKILKEQGFKSQFEEKHFTLVDSLICQKKSGRLRLGCVEVRVEYGGVYVFNVRAIHELPLHIKVSPTRVPSLQKIKSDAKRGVLYISVGAGFPRPISPGPGGETPPLQIRTWHPGDKFIPLGMSQYKKLSDYFIDKKIPSLFRDKIPLVLVKGEIACVGGFAVADPFKIRGQGNCLKITRQTQGAQDWTW